In Longimicrobiaceae bacterium, one genomic interval encodes:
- a CDS encoding enoyl-CoA hydratase-related protein, whose amino-acid sequence MEPPQAGAGPLRLELEEDGIARLVFDRPGSRANFLSGGVLEALDLLLGEAERLADGGRLRALVVRSAKPAVFVAGMDLDELRAVRDAAEGAAQARRGQAVLRRLEQLPVPTFAAVEGACLGAGAELALACSYRLASSAPATRIAFPEVQLGIVPALGGTVRLPRLIGVREALELILTGKSVTPAEAERLGLADAVLPADEFDAAVRRFVLERLRRGRLRTGARRGVARRLVEDTAPGRRVVFARLRRELE is encoded by the coding sequence ATGGAACCCCCGCAGGCCGGAGCCGGGCCGCTCCGGCTGGAGCTGGAGGAGGACGGGATCGCGCGGCTGGTGTTCGACCGCCCCGGGAGCCGCGCCAACTTCCTTTCCGGCGGGGTGCTGGAAGCGCTCGACCTCCTCCTCGGCGAGGCGGAGCGGCTCGCCGACGGGGGCCGCCTGCGCGCGCTGGTGGTCCGCAGCGCCAAGCCCGCCGTGTTCGTGGCCGGGATGGACCTGGACGAGCTGCGCGCGGTGCGCGACGCCGCGGAGGGAGCGGCGCAGGCGCGCCGCGGCCAGGCGGTCCTCCGCCGGCTGGAGCAGCTCCCGGTGCCCACCTTCGCCGCCGTGGAGGGCGCCTGCCTGGGCGCCGGGGCGGAGCTGGCGCTCGCCTGCTCGTACCGTCTCGCCTCGTCGGCTCCCGCCACCCGGATCGCCTTCCCCGAGGTACAGCTCGGGATCGTCCCCGCGCTGGGGGGGACGGTGCGACTGCCGCGGCTGATCGGCGTGCGCGAGGCGCTGGAGCTGATCCTCACCGGGAAGTCCGTCACGCCCGCCGAGGCGGAGCGGTTGGGGCTGGCGGACGCCGTGCTCCCCGCGGACGAATTCGATGCGGCGGTGCGGCGGTTCGTCCTGGAGCGGCTCCGCCGCGGACGGCTGCGGACGGGCGCGCGCCGCGGGGTGGCCCGGCGCCTGGTGGAGGACACGGCCCCGGGGCGGCGGGTGGTGTTCGCGCGCCTCCGGCGGGAGCTGGAG
- a CDS encoding TetR/AcrR family transcriptional regulator has translation MNEPSLTGQREARRRDILESAVREFADHGFFAARISDIAAGAGVAEGTIYLYFGGKDDLLLTAFRERVNEFCESVRGVLRSDAPFPERLTAFIRMQFESIEAQPALATVLLLESRQSSKFYGGAVRDVLRSYAGAIDDLLESGRAQGAIRDDADVPLARRMLIGAIEEIELEWLLGDHSRPLVPTAPQVAATFYRGLARG, from the coding sequence ATGAATGAGCCCTCACTCACCGGACAGCGCGAGGCCCGGCGCCGCGACATCCTGGAATCCGCGGTGCGGGAGTTCGCGGACCACGGCTTCTTCGCGGCGCGCATCAGCGACATCGCCGCGGGCGCGGGCGTCGCGGAGGGGACCATCTACCTCTACTTCGGCGGCAAGGACGACCTCCTGCTGACGGCCTTCCGAGAGCGCGTCAACGAGTTCTGCGAGTCGGTCCGCGGCGTGCTCCGCTCCGACGCCCCCTTCCCGGAGCGGCTGACGGCCTTCATCCGCATGCAGTTCGAGAGCATCGAGGCGCAGCCGGCGCTCGCCACGGTGCTCCTCCTGGAGTCGCGGCAGTCCAGCAAGTTCTACGGCGGCGCCGTGCGCGACGTGCTCCGCTCCTACGCGGGGGCCATCGACGACCTGCTGGAGAGCGGACGCGCGCAGGGCGCCATCCGCGACGACGCGGACGTCCCCCTCGCCCGGCGGATGCTGATCGGCGCCATCGAGGAGATCGAGCTGGAATGGCTCCTCGGCGACCACTCCCGCCCGCTCGTCCCCACCGCCCCGCAGGTGGCCGCCACCTTCTACCGCGGCCTCGCGCGCGGCTGA